The Vigna unguiculata cultivar IT97K-499-35 chromosome 11, ASM411807v1, whole genome shotgun sequence genomic sequence aaaaagaagaagcaaagatgattttataaaaaacttgtaaaaataacggtcaatttttaaaaatttaaaaatgtaataaataattattatttaaaggataaaattggaattctgaatttttataaatacaacaaaCATATTCTTTTCACTAGCCTAGACACATGCGCTTTCGCGCTTGTATGTATGCATTTTTTACGTATggatgatattatattagtatgtgATGTcgttgtaatgttattaagttaatatataaaataaaattatatttattaaaaataaaataaaatatatcataaaagatgagagaataacaattgataaataaataaaaagaaaagaagcaaagacgattttataaaaaacttgtaaaaataacggtcaatttttaaaaatttaaaaatttaataaataattatattttaaaggataaaattagaaTTCTGAATTATAAACACAAAAGAGTAgatcatctttatatatataaaaataaaaataaaattaagaattgtAAACACAAAGAAACATAAGTTTACGTCAAAGATTTTGGAgacatataaattaatatctctTATAATTAATTGTGTTTGACCTACAAATacccaaaaaaattataaaataatataggtAAAAAGTCTTCTGTAcaataaactataattttttttcttaaaatttgttttctaacattttaaaactacttttttattgagaaaatttGTTCGGCTCGCTTTTTCCTTGGATAAGAAAAAAAgtcttaaaaattaggtcaaacaCAATTTTCGtctgcctattttttttttttaaaaaaaaacaaaagtcttaaacaattttgtttgttttcattCAACATCCACCATTCACCATTCATGTTCTGATCTCTTTAGTTTCTCAAATAGCGTCTCCATCCGAAACCTCTCGCTCTAATGGTGCAGAGTTAGAGAGTTGGTCCTTATCGACAATGCTAACAAAACCTGCATGATTAGTCTATTTTCCACCAGACAATCATCTTTTTCCTTATTCATAGAACAAATTTGaccattttttctaataatctGAGacgatattttttaaataattttgaaatataaaaaaaatgaaaaattacttaaaaaatatgtgttattattagttttgtaaaaaaaaattgttaaaatttagccGTTAAAAATCCGCATTCAAcgctgtttttttttataagtaaacTCTTGTGTCAGACTTTCTCCTTTTGCTTCTCCAGCTAGAACCAAACCAAAGTCTCTGTATTCACTTCACTCTTTTTCAAAAGATGAGGTGAGAATGTATTATGACAATCCCTCTTTTTGGGTCCTTTTACAGCTGTCTTCCCTCCTTATAAACCAAATCAAGTTTGTTTTTTTCCCCACATTCCCTACCCTTTGCACACTATGTGTCCACACTCCACACTGCTCAATTATGCACTTCCCCACTCCTACCTGTAACAATGTCAACAATGTCTCCCAATGCTTCTCTAACACTGTCATGCCACATTTCTAATAATGCTTTTAATcgtacatatatatattcactCCTTCATATGATGTGACTACTCTCAACACATGCCTACCTGTTCAGGatcaaacaaataaatcaaCTCTCACCGTATATTTAACTCTTTCTCTCTACATTTTCCATTTACATACATACAAAAAGCAAGCTGAATTTATGTTTAGGCCAAACTTGTATGATATATGATACAAACAAATGACAAGTGGTGCAAACCAATGCCATACACACATTCAGATCTCTATCTCTCTATCTCTATCCATTTTTTCTATAACAAGTTAGTATATGGTATTCATACGTATACCACATGAAGTTCTGACCCTACCCTCCCTCAGATAATTCACAACCACAAAAGGGTAGTCTCTTGCTTGGTGTTTAGTGATGATATCAGAGATCAACAGGGGGCAGTTCTGTCATTTCAAACCCAACAGACATATGAACATGTCTGCTACAGTTGGAAAAAAGAGAGATGGAGAGAAAAATGAGAACATGAAGCTCAAGAGGAATGGCTAATGAAAACAAAGTGGCTAACTATGCTTTTATCTTGAGCTTTACTTTCTCTCTTGGAGACCCCACATTTTGGAACAGGAGAAACTCATCATGAAGATTGAGGAAGAGGGAAATTATGAATGATTGCAGTTGCACCCACATAAAAGTCATAGCCACTCCACAAGAGGGTTTCAGTGCTAGCCAGGAATAGGAATTTCTGCTCCTCTAGAGGAAAAGTCTTGGTCTTTGTGCACATTCACTGATGAAATCCACATTCTTGGTTTGGGTAACTCATATTATAAAGAATGTTTGCTGCTTTCGAGGCTATTGCATCTGACTATAATGAATGACAGCAATGCACTTTGAAACGGTGCCACTAATCTTTTTTATGGGATTCCGGAAAATGGGTAAGTGATTATTAACTTGGATCTCTCTCCAAATCTGCATTACATTCCTAATATATCCCAATCTATCCCAACTATCTTGGTTTGTGTGCATTCATGCTTAATTTTGCTCAGAAATCAAGGTTCTGATTAGTGTACATGTGTTTGGACTTTGCTGTCACTACTTATTCAACTAAGAATCTAAATCTACGACAAGTTCTGCAAACTGTTTCGTCTTTTTGGACACGTCTAACGTTTTAGTTGTACAATTACAATACTTAAATCAATGCCTCGCCACAAACCAATCGTACGTTTCACACATCCACTCTTCAAAAGTGATTGTAGAGGTTTAGATTTAGATAACCACACACCGAGATATATTGTGTAGAAGAGGATATGCTTATGGGCAATTTTTCAGATCACAGATATTGAAGCTGACCCATGTGATATTGTTAAATGGCCAAGAAGAAGAGCTGGTTTAGTCTGGTGAAGAGGCTCTTTTTGAGGGATCCCACACAAGATAAGGTAAGTCTTAAGCTTGTTTTCTAAAATCAAGTCTTTGACTTAGATTCTGTTTCTCATGAGACagagaacttttttttttctcttaaggATAAAAGGAGGAAATGGATATTTGGAAGGCTAAAGAGCAAGAGATTACCTTCAATTACAGCTCCACTTCCATCTAAAGAGACAACACTAAGCGAAGCAGAGGAAGAACAAAGCAAACATGCTTTAACAGTGGCCATTGCCTCAGCAGCAGCTGCTGAAGCTGCTGTTACTGCTGCACATGCTGCTGTTGAGGTTGTTCGCCTCACTGGGGTCTCACAATCTTCCCTTATTTGCAAGGAAAAGTCAGAAGAATCTCAACCTCTCAAAACTAGTAATGCTGCTCCTCAATTCACATACCAGTGCAAGAGGGACATTCAAGAATCTGCTGCAGTTATCAGAATTCAAACTGCATTTAGGGGTTACCTGGTGAGTGAGTTTGTCCAAGTCATTTTCTTTGATTTGTGTCACCTTAAGAACTCTTTGCATAACCTTTACCTCTAGAATCCTCACTGATTGGTTCAGATTAACTAAGAAACTTCTCCTTCAGTCCTCACATGAGGAAAGATATGAACTTAACATGAAATAACtagaattagaagaaaaaaaagtactaGTAGTGATAGaaattaatactaataagtGGAAGAAGAAACCAAGTTTAGCTTACTCTATTCTCTGCCATTGTGTTCTCCAATTCACTGACTGATAAGAAATTACAGGCAAGGAAGGCTTTGAGGGCATTGAAGGGAATAGTGAAACTACAAGCTATCATTCGTGGCAGAGCAGTAAGACGCCAAGCTATGAGTACTCTTAAGAGCTTGCAGTCCATTGTGAGCATCCAATCACAGGTCTGTGCAAGGAGGCTCCAAATGGTTGAAGGGAGATGTGACTAcaatgaaaatgatgagatgCATGATTCAAAAGACAAGATAATTAGGGTGAGTGTAACAGGTTACACCATAGCATCATATTGCAGCTGTTAATTATCAAACTGCTACAACCACATTCTGCTTTTTTATCAGTTATGTTGTTGCTGTTTACTATATATATCCTTGTACATTGTAGAATTTGAAACATGGTTTTCTCGTTTCAGATGGACTCAAACAGTGAAAGAAAGTGTGATGAGAGCACTCCATCAAAGGAAGAGTTAGACACCTCTTGCATAAGCATGAAAGAAACAGTTCTCAAGagagaaagaataaaagaatactCATTTAACCATAGAGTAAGCTTGTActctttcatttgtttttacCTTGTTCTTTTGCACATTAAGGTTTTCAAACTAACCAACAGGAACCATACAGAGGTCAGCAGAGTCAGAAAGAAGTAAAGTAAATGGAAGATGGAGATACTGGCTAGAGCAGTGGGTGGATACACAACTTTCAAAGAGTAAAGAACTTGAAGATTTAGACTCAGTTTTTAGCTCTCATGCTAGGAGTGGGGAAGAATATGGAAGCAGACAACTTAAGGTGAGAAGTATTAACAGGCAAAACCCAGTTGAAGGATTGGATTCTCCAACACTTGGTTCAAGAAGATCTTTTCCTCACAGGAGACAGTGTTCTGTGGGAGAAGACCAATCATTTTCAAGCTCTCCTGCAACTCCAGCATACATGGCTGCAACAGAATCAGCAAAAGCAAAAGCAAGATCAACAAGCTCACCAAAAATAAGGACAGGGGGGAATGTGGACATGAATTCTGATAGTTATTCACCATGCAAGAAAAAGCTATCCATTGCATCTTCCATTAACAGTGAGGTTCTTAGTGGTGGTAGGATGGCCAAGTTTAGTGGTAACCAGCAAAGATCTCCAAGCTTTAAGGGCCTTTCAGTGCCTATAAAATCAAGCAGAACTATCAAGGATCTCAGTATTAATTCAGATTGTTCACTGCCTAATTGGGGTCCTCAAGGTTCCTTCAAATGAATCTTTGAATGCTGATGTTACTCTTGCTTGCATTAACACAATTTCGTGTTGAAAACATCATTTGTTTATAACTATGTATGATATATATGCCATTGGATGTTATTTTGGTTGGAAATTGAACATTAATGTCACAGAAAGTAGTTAGTTAGTTCCTTGATTAATTAGGGATGCATTTGTTTGCTTGTTTGtccttttaagaaaaaagaaatctttCATAGGTGTAtcagaattaaaattttatgtaaaatagtgttgttttaatttctacttttcatttttctattatttatgtttttttcttacaCTTTCTCCCCATACATCTGTTTTTTAGAAACTATTTACAAACAGTAAAAACAAGACATAATAAAGCATAGCATACCCTGTTGTATCTAAGTTTTGTCCTGATTTTATAGTTGAATTTCAGCTTTCTTTATGTTCCTTAGAACAGGGATTGAATCTTTGATTTgatagagaaagaagagaggcCCAAAAGGAAAACTATAAGTGCCATGTACTGTTTGGAAGCATTTTGGGCCTTCCTTTGGACTTCAAAAAGTTATATCTTTGATTCATGAATTTCATCAACATTTCAAGACATGAAATGAAAGGGAAACCATGTTTTTGACCTGTTATGTGATGACAGAAACCCAAATATGCAGTGTGTGTACTTGTTCTACTTATCTTCTGAgtatttacataaattatttttctgtaATTGACGAAGAAATAGGTTTCATATAAGGTTAACTTGTGACTTATTTCCATAACTTGTTGAAGTAAGTCAAAAACAATTGACAGATATTGTAACTTTATAAACAGTACATGCATAGATGACAACATGATTTGTTTGACCATTGTTGTTACACGTGGAATGCTAAAAATGTGTTGGAAAAAAATTAGTGCTCAAGTCTACGGTTCTATAGAAGCTCTCCATGTTCTAAAGCTACACGGTTGCACTTTGCACGATTAATTTGATACGTGACAGCGAAGGTTTCCACCACTATGGCAAAGTGCCATATGTGACACTTTCAAACATGGATTCAACTCACGTATTGGTATTGGTCAATGGACTTAGACCTAACCAACACAACACACATATTTTTCAGACCTTCTGCGTCAGTTTTCATGTGCCAGATTCACCCATCATGAACATAAAATTGACCTATTGGAGCCTGCCTTTTAAGAACTCATTCCACAAATAACATTCATTATTATAATGCACACAGTGTTAAAGTAACATCTCATTCTAGAGGGTCTTGGATCTCAGAAATTTCACGCGTTGAAATTTGAGAGGCTCACTAGTCACTACTACTCCTTCTATTATTGATCGAAAACGACCATTTTATGCAACTTTTCAAAGTATGAACTGAACAAAATCACAGTGTGAAAAAACTGAATTCATGGATTGGTCCGCCACTACTACCTAGCTAGGCTTCTTCTCACTTTCTGGTCCATATTAGCAACACGTTAATTTTTATACCTCGTGCTGAAAATGGCCTTCATTGCCCACCTAAATCTGCAGCAATAAAAATCTCAACTTTCCCATGCTTAACAGATAACTGAGTATAATTCCAAATAATCTTGTGTTTATATGTAGTATATGAGCAGAATTTGGAATTGTTATGTTGTCATATAAGACAACAAATgttaaacaaaataagaaactGGATAGTTTCAATTTGATCATAGGATAAATATGTTGTCCTATCAACAACAGAAGGCATTCTAAATGGAAATGTAACGACAAGCCAAAGGTGGAAAGGTAGTGACATTCGTGAATGGCAGACAGATCATTTCGCTTGGTTCGATGAGTAACTATTGTTTGTATAATAATGGTAGAGattaaaaaatggataaaatatttgttcttCACCTTGCAAAAGCTCTTTGGCCTCCAACATGTTCATTTAATAATACCAAGCTCTGTACCAATCTTATAAATATGCACAATTTATATCCTGTGTATTGACTTGTTCATAAATTGACTTGTTCATAAATAGCAATGAAATTGTTCCTATACGGCCTTATAATTAGATCATAgagtaaaatttgaatttgtattcTCTGCtggtttttttgtgttgttcctcTACTGTACCTTCATAATACACTGATTACCACTctttttgacgttttaaaatatattaaaaaaatatttaaaatatcagtacagtatatttttaatgttcagcagaggacaacaccaaaaaaatcagtagagaatctggactcgtaaaattttgaaaagtggacctCAAGTCCAATTCAACCCTACAAAACtgatttataaaaagtttgtacctacttatacattttaaattggCATTATTTCCAGTCAATGTAAAACTTCCAACACATTCATTCACACCAAAGTATATacatctctaggtgagacttgaCACTAATGGGTGGTTTGATAGTTGATGGAATAATATGtctaacaaacaacaaatctccCTAAAATAGACTCTAACAATGactatttttttacaaaatggGATTGTTTTACCCCCAAAATTACAGAATGAGGTTAGTTGACTAGAAAATTACAAATCAGGGTGAACTTGAAGTCGTCAAGAGTGTTAACGGTTTCCTTGTAAATATGGAAAAAAGCAAAGTGGAATTGTTAACATGATAACGACATCAGGTTAAAAGTCGTCATGAGTTATGACGACTTCAACATCTTCAGTTATTTTTTTCGTTAACTAAccccatttttttattctagaGGTAAAACAACTTCAttctgtaaaaaaaaacaacaatgaCTTTCATACCATGTTAAAAAGTagactttaaatttaactcaacttTAAAAACTTGATTTGTAAGATGAGGATAAAAGTTTTGAGTCGACAGAAATATCAATCTCTTATAAATTAGACTGATacctatgatttttttttcgaaaGACTCGTTACTAATATCAAAGTCTAAGTATAGTCTTGATAACTAGGTCGAAACACCCAGGTTTTTGGACATATATACATGTTAGTGGTACAGGGACCTCCAGTTTCATGGTGAGTTCCACGCTTGAATATGATGTTCTCGTTTTGATGCAACGAGGATAATAAGATAAAAGGAGATGCTTTACAAAAGACAAAAAATGCAAAGTGGACACACAAATATTGAATAGCAATAGCTAGCTACACTTTCAAAATTCCTTTTTCCTTCTTCTGTGAATCTCTTAGGTTCCCACCAATGAGGAATAGAAGAACACGGTTATACTTTTAGTTAGTTAGTTATTAGTCCATTAATTGCATATATATTTCTTAGATTGTCTAGATTAGTTACATGATTGTCACTTATCTACTAAGCATTTAATAAAGAATCATtccttcaaatatttaattcaacttCTTTAATCACATGCAGCTAGCCACCTAGCTAAGTGAGAACAAACACAAACCTAACTTGAAACCTATCAAATcaaaatcaacatcctttgaaCTCGGAGAATTTCTATAATTGACAATCaaagaatatattttatccacttaatatatctaataattaataatgtataGATGACATTTGTATGACTATGGTTTTCCTCTCATTTCTCTTTAATTAGagattttctattaatatctccatctgaatattaaaaatatattatattgatattttaaaaagaattttaatatattttaaaattttaaaattaatgatgattAGCATGAAGGTACAACAGAAGaacaaaatttattgtataATGGAAGGTTATTGATTACTTTAATAAGATGTTTAATACAGGTGGAAAACGAGGTGTCTAACTATACCACTAAAGTATTGTTTTTCACATATATTAAACCTTTGAACACATTATGATCATCATAGAGTACAAGAGA encodes the following:
- the LOC114168494 gene encoding protein IQ-DOMAIN 14-like, with translation MAKKKSWFSLVKRLFLRDPTQDKDKRRKWIFGRLKSKRLPSITAPLPSKETTLSEAEEEQSKHALTVAIASAAAAEAAVTAAHAAVEVVRLTGVSQSSLICKEKSEESQPLKTSNAAPQFTYQCKRDIQESAAVIRIQTAFRGYLARKALRALKGIVKLQAIIRGRAVRRQAMSTLKSLQSIVSIQSQVCARRLQMVEGRCDYNENDEMHDSKDKIIRMDSNSERKCDESTPSKEELDTSCISMKETVLKRERIKEYSFNHRRSAESERSKVNGRWRYWLEQWVDTQLSKSKELEDLDSVFSSHARSGEEYGSRQLKVRSINRQNPVEGLDSPTLGSRRSFPHRRQCSVGEDQSFSSSPATPAYMAATESAKAKARSTSSPKIRTGGNVDMNSDSYSPCKKKLSIASSINSEVLSGGRMAKFSGNQQRSPSFKGLSVPIKSSRTIKDLSINSDCSLPNWGPQGSFK